The Flavobacterium praedii genome window below encodes:
- the thrA gene encoding bifunctional aspartate kinase/homoserine dehydrogenase I: protein MKILKFGGKSLSNGDGINKVVAIIAGKVNNGEQIAVVVSARGNATDELEDILALASKNGDYKPLFEDFKSYQQDVYEDVDLSEEFNKLEKLFEGVSLIGDYSVKIKDEVLSKGELISAKLLTAILIKNGVNAHFADTRELIKTDSNYGDAQPVEQLSKKNVVAYFKEHNGTTVNVVTGFIGSNSKNEATTLGRNGSNYTASLLANYLDATELQNYTHVDGIYTANPDLVLDAKKIDHLSFNEANELANFGATILHAKTIIPLLEKNIPLRILNTFNHENQGTLITSRADKEGIKTLSVLENVALVNLEGRGLLGKTGVDARIFKVMGDNEISVSIISQGSSERGIGLVVDADKATRAMIELEKEFENDFYSKDVNKITVTDNVSVISIIGQDLSTFHKPYTALIKNKIVPILFNNTVTGKNVSLVVKKSELNKALNVIHGEIFGVSKKINIAIFGHGLVGGTLINQILESAGAIEKRKGIKLNVFAIANSKSVLLNKNGVSPNWRNEIQTNGTSYTIDDVIAFATEHHLENLIAIDNSASTAFVENYIKLAENSFDLISSNKVANTLSYAFYKQLRQVLEHNQKTYLYETNVGAGLPLIDTIKLLHLSGENITKIKGVFSGTLSYLFNNFSAKDAPFSEILKEAIDNGYTEPDPREDLCGNDVGRKLLILARELDLQNEFEEINIQNLIPEHLREGDVSDFLNKLTEFDPIYAKIKADQEPNRVLRYIGELSGDLQNDKGNLEVKLVSVPKDTALGGLKGSDSFFEIYTESYGDRPIVIQGAGAGSAVTARGVFGDILRLSDKG, encoded by the coding sequence ATGAAGATATTAAAATTTGGAGGAAAGTCTTTGTCGAATGGAGACGGAATCAATAAGGTAGTGGCAATTATTGCCGGAAAAGTAAATAATGGTGAGCAGATTGCTGTGGTGGTTTCGGCACGTGGAAACGCAACGGATGAACTGGAAGATATATTGGCCTTGGCTTCTAAAAACGGGGATTACAAACCGCTTTTTGAGGATTTTAAAAGCTACCAACAAGACGTTTATGAGGATGTAGATTTGTCTGAAGAGTTTAATAAACTGGAAAAACTTTTTGAAGGGGTTAGTCTGATTGGGGATTATAGTGTGAAAATTAAGGACGAAGTACTTTCGAAAGGAGAGTTGATTTCGGCTAAATTACTGACGGCTATTTTAATCAAAAATGGTGTAAACGCGCACTTTGCCGACACAAGAGAATTGATAAAAACAGACTCGAATTATGGCGATGCGCAACCCGTGGAGCAATTGTCTAAGAAAAATGTGGTTGCTTACTTTAAAGAGCATAACGGAACTACGGTAAATGTGGTGACTGGTTTTATTGGTTCCAACAGTAAAAATGAAGCGACAACATTGGGAAGAAACGGTAGTAATTATACCGCTTCTTTGCTGGCGAATTACCTTGATGCAACGGAACTTCAAAATTACACGCATGTTGACGGAATTTATACAGCCAATCCTGATTTGGTTTTGGATGCCAAAAAAATAGACCATTTGTCATTTAACGAAGCGAATGAGTTGGCCAATTTTGGAGCAACGATTTTACATGCAAAAACTATTATTCCTTTGTTGGAAAAAAATATTCCGCTTCGTATTTTGAATACATTCAATCACGAAAATCAAGGAACATTAATTACTTCCAGAGCAGATAAAGAAGGAATTAAAACACTTTCGGTTCTGGAAAATGTTGCTTTAGTAAATTTGGAAGGTCGAGGATTGCTAGGAAAAACGGGAGTTGACGCTCGTATCTTTAAAGTAATGGGAGACAACGAAATCAGCGTTAGTATTATCTCGCAAGGTTCATCTGAAAGAGGAATTGGCCTTGTGGTTGATGCAGACAAAGCGACTCGTGCGATGATTGAATTGGAGAAAGAATTTGAAAATGATTTTTACTCAAAAGACGTTAACAAAATTACGGTTACCGATAATGTTTCGGTGATTTCGATCATCGGGCAGGATTTGAGTACATTTCATAAACCGTATACGGCTTTAATCAAGAACAAAATTGTTCCGATCCTTTTCAACAACACGGTTACGGGTAAAAACGTGAGTTTGGTGGTGAAAAAATCGGAGTTGAATAAGGCTTTGAATGTGATTCACGGAGAGATTTTTGGAGTTTCGAAGAAAATCAATATTGCAATTTTTGGTCACGGATTGGTAGGAGGAACGTTGATAAACCAAATTTTAGAATCGGCTGGTGCGATCGAAAAACGCAAAGGAATCAAACTGAATGTTTTTGCAATTGCCAATTCCAAAAGTGTGCTTTTGAATAAAAATGGGGTTTCGCCAAATTGGAGAAATGAAATTCAAACCAACGGAACTTCGTATACGATTGATGATGTTATTGCTTTTGCAACTGAGCATCACTTAGAGAATTTGATTGCGATTGACAATTCGGCATCTACTGCTTTCGTTGAAAATTACATCAAATTGGCCGAAAATAGTTTCGACTTAATTTCGTCTAATAAAGTAGCGAATACGTTGAGTTACGCTTTTTACAAACAATTGCGTCAAGTATTGGAACACAATCAAAAAACCTATCTTTATGAAACCAATGTTGGTGCTGGTTTGCCATTGATTGATACGATAAAATTATTGCACCTTTCGGGTGAAAATATTACCAAAATCAAAGGTGTATTCTCTGGAACATTGAGTTATTTGTTCAACAATTTCTCTGCGAAAGATGCTCCGTTTAGTGAAATATTAAAAGAGGCCATTGATAACGGTTACACAGAACCGGATCCAAGAGAAGACCTTTGCGGAAACGATGTAGGTAGAAAATTATTAATCTTGGCGAGAGAATTGGATTTACAAAATGAGTTTGAAGAGATTAATATTCAGAACTTAATTCCGGAGCATTTGCGTGAAGGTGATGTTTCTGATTTCTTGAATAAATTGACCGAGTTTGATCCTATTTATGCTAAAATCAAAGCAGATCAAGAACCGAATCGCGTGTTGCGATAC
- a CDS encoding alpha/beta fold hydrolase, with protein MENKPTTITIQDFTTERGAFYAAINLSYQLFGPALHTAPIVLVNHALTGNSQVVGLKGWWNVLIGDKRTIDTNKYTILAFNVPGNGFDDTVIENYLDFTARDVAKLFIEGLKILQIKQLFAIIGGSVGGGIAWEIAGLSPQITKHLIPIATDWKSTDWLIANCFLQEQILNNSAKPIEDARIHAMLCYRTPESFKAKFDRTTNEELAVFNIESWLNHHGEKLQKRFQLSAYKLMNQLLKTIDISRNRESFISVASQIEADIHIIGINSDLFFTVNENKETYETLRKHKTNVTFQEIDSIHGHDAFLIEYKQLDNLLKGVFL; from the coding sequence TTGGAAAATAAACCAACCACAATTACCATACAAGATTTTACTACCGAAAGGGGTGCTTTTTATGCTGCCATTAATTTGAGTTATCAGCTTTTTGGCCCTGCATTACATACAGCGCCTATTGTTTTGGTCAATCATGCATTAACCGGGAATTCACAAGTGGTGGGTTTGAAAGGATGGTGGAATGTACTTATTGGCGATAAGAGAACGATAGATACCAATAAATATACTATACTAGCTTTTAATGTTCCAGGTAATGGTTTTGACGATACTGTAATCGAAAACTATTTGGATTTTACAGCCAGAGACGTAGCCAAACTTTTTATAGAAGGACTAAAAATACTTCAAATTAAGCAATTATTCGCCATTATCGGTGGTTCTGTAGGTGGCGGAATTGCTTGGGAAATTGCTGGATTGTCACCACAAATCACAAAACATTTAATTCCGATTGCAACCGACTGGAAATCGACTGATTGGTTGATCGCGAATTGTTTTTTGCAAGAACAAATTTTGAATAATTCGGCTAAGCCAATTGAAGACGCTCGGATACACGCCATGTTGTGTTATAGAACGCCTGAATCTTTCAAGGCAAAATTTGATAGAACCACCAATGAAGAATTGGCTGTTTTTAATATCGAAAGCTGGCTGAATCATCACGGAGAAAAATTACAAAAAAGGTTTCAGCTTTCAGCGTATAAATTGATGAATCAGCTGTTGAAAACGATAGACATTTCAAGAAATAGAGAGTCTTTTATTTCGGTAGCCTCACAAATTGAAGCGGATATTCATATTATTGGAATCAATTCAGATTTGTTTTTTACGGTAAATGAGAATAAAGAGACTTACGAAACATTGAGAAAACACAAAACCAATGTAACGTTTCAAGAGATAGATTCCATTCACGGGCACGATGCTTTCTTGATAGAATACAAACAACTGGACAATTTGCTTAAAGGAGTTTTTCTTTAG
- a CDS encoding O-acetylhomoserine aminocarboxypropyltransferase/cysteine synthase family protein, whose protein sequence is MSSNKFATNALHAGHDVTKHAGTRAVPIYQTTSYVFNNSEHAANLFGLAEAGFIYTRLNNPTNDILEQRLAALEGGIGAVVTASGTAAIATTLLVLLKTGDHIVASNSLYGGTYNLLSATLPRLGITTTFVDPSDPSNFTKAAKENTRIFFAESLGNPKLDVLDLKAISAEAKAFKVPFIVDNTVPSPYLLNPIEHGANIVIHSLTKYISGNGTSLGGVVIDAGTFDWSSGKFPEFTEPSAGYHGLVYHEALGNAAFIAKVRIEGLRDYGAALSPFNAFQIIQGLETLPVRVQKHSENGLALAQWLEKQEAVSWVNYPGLKSSKYYDLAQQYLPKGQNGLLTFGLKGGFEAAKKVADETKLFSLLANIGDTKSLIIHPASTTHQQLSDEEQVATGVTKDLIRLSVGLEDIEDLKADLSAVFAELTVKV, encoded by the coding sequence ATGAGTTCAAATAAATTCGCAACTAATGCATTGCACGCAGGACATGACGTTACAAAACACGCAGGTACACGCGCAGTGCCTATTTATCAAACGACTTCTTATGTTTTCAATAATTCGGAGCATGCAGCCAATTTATTTGGCCTTGCAGAAGCTGGATTTATATATACTCGATTAAATAATCCTACGAACGATATTCTAGAGCAACGTTTAGCAGCTTTGGAAGGTGGAATTGGAGCAGTAGTCACCGCATCCGGAACTGCGGCTATTGCAACTACATTGTTGGTTTTGTTAAAAACAGGAGATCATATAGTGGCTTCCAATAGTTTGTATGGAGGAACCTATAATTTATTGAGTGCGACTTTACCAAGATTGGGAATCACAACCACATTTGTTGATCCGTCCGATCCATCAAATTTTACCAAAGCAGCAAAAGAAAATACCAGAATATTTTTTGCAGAAAGTTTAGGGAATCCAAAATTAGACGTTCTTGATCTTAAAGCCATTTCGGCGGAAGCCAAAGCGTTCAAAGTTCCGTTTATTGTAGATAACACAGTTCCGTCACCTTATTTGTTGAACCCAATTGAACATGGAGCTAATATTGTAATTCACTCCCTGACCAAATACATTTCAGGAAACGGAACCTCACTTGGAGGAGTTGTTATTGATGCAGGAACATTTGATTGGAGTAGTGGTAAGTTTCCTGAGTTTACAGAGCCTTCAGCTGGATATCATGGATTAGTATATCATGAAGCACTTGGAAACGCTGCCTTTATTGCCAAAGTGAGAATCGAAGGATTGCGGGATTATGGAGCTGCATTGAGTCCGTTTAATGCTTTTCAGATTATACAGGGATTGGAAACCTTGCCTGTTCGAGTCCAGAAACACAGTGAAAACGGATTGGCATTGGCACAGTGGTTAGAAAAACAGGAGGCAGTGTCTTGGGTTAATTATCCGGGTTTAAAGTCGAGTAAGTATTATGATTTGGCACAGCAGTATTTGCCAAAAGGACAAAACGGATTGTTGACATTTGGTTTAAAAGGTGGTTTTGAAGCGGCCAAGAAGGTGGCTGATGAAACGAAGTTATTTTCGCTTTTAGCCAACATTGGAGACACCAAATCTTTGATTATCCATCCGGCCAGTACAACGCATCAGCAATTGTCAGATGAAGAGCAGGTCGCCACGGGAGTAACCAAAGATTTGATTCGACTATCAGTAGGACTAGAAGACATCGAAGATTTAAAAGCCGATTTATCAGCCGTTTTTGCCGAATTAACAGTAAAAGTATAA